In Deltaproteobacteria bacterium, a genomic segment contains:
- a CDS encoding SDR family oxidoreductase, translated as MTNEKPVALITGAATGIGRSAAVALAKNGYDVVVNFSRSEDAAKLTAAQCEAAGARTLLQRCDVSDDAGVRAMLAATEKEFARLDVLINNAGTTVDVEPKNFDAMKVEDWNRVFNVNVLGLFLVTRAAAPLLKKSPNGCIVNTCSIAGLRPSAQPLPYAASKAAVANLTKTLANALGPQIRVNAVAPGWIEGDWMKRTLAENYQGLMARRAKYTPLQRCCTEDDVADSMLSLILHNRFVTGEIIIVDGGFASTT; from the coding sequence ATGACTAACGAAAAACCTGTCGCCCTGATAACCGGCGCGGCCACGGGGATCGGCCGCAGCGCCGCCGTCGCGCTGGCGAAAAACGGCTACGATGTCGTCGTCAATTTCAGCCGCAGCGAAGACGCGGCCAAGCTCACCGCGGCGCAATGCGAGGCGGCCGGCGCGCGCACGCTACTCCAGCGCTGCGATGTCAGCGATGACGCCGGCGTACGCGCCATGCTGGCGGCGACGGAAAAAGAATTCGCCCGTCTCGACGTGCTGATCAACAACGCCGGCACCACGGTGGATGTCGAGCCGAAAAATTTTGACGCGATGAAAGTAGAAGACTGGAACCGCGTATTCAACGTCAACGTGCTCGGTTTATTTCTGGTTACCCGGGCGGCGGCGCCGCTGCTGAAAAAATCGCCCAACGGCTGCATCGTCAACACCTGCAGCATCGCTGGCCTCCGACCGAGCGCCCAGCCGCTGCCCTACGCCGCGAGCAAAGCGGCGGTGGCCAATCTGACGAAAACTCTGGCCAACGCGCTGGGGCCGCAAATCCGCGTCAACGCCGTCGCGCCGGGATGGATCGAAGGCGACTGGATGAAGCGCACGCTGGCGGAAAATTACCAAGGATTAATGGCGCGCCGAGCGAAATACACGCCGCTCCAGCGCTGCTGCACCGAAGACGATGTCGCCGACAGCATGCTGAGCTTGATCCTGCACAACCGTTTTGTCACCGGCGAGATTATAATCGTCGACGGCGGCTTCGCGAGCACCACGTGA
- a CDS encoding (2,3-dihydroxybenzoyl)adenylate synthase, with translation MLDGVVRFPAEFAARYRAQGYWEDRSLRDTFEELFARHADRVAVIDRDQPVTYAQLDERSTRLALNLLAEGLKPLDRVVVQLPNVVEFVYLYFALQKIGAIPIMALPTHRFREMSQFVELSGAVACATPDTTKDFDYRELVRRIRPASKTLRVGIILGDAPQGYLSLTELLERPSQRSPNELPSITIDPEDPAAFQLSGGTTGIPKLIPRSHNDYIYNSKMAAAVTGVGPDSVMLSVLPLAHNLPLACPGLQGYFLHGAKVVLGSSTRGEDIFALIERHRVSHMAVVPALLIRLINDPAIAKYDLSSLRVIQSGGQRLQPEVRRRTKELIPSVFVQENFGMAEGMLMFVRFDDPEDVRMETVGRPVSPDDEVRLVDDDDNEVAPGEIGELLARGPYTLRGYFGVPEYNARAFTTDGFYRSGDLMRRHPSGNYMVEGRKKDLINRGGEKISAEEIENLILTHPAVQNVACVPMPDPILGERMCAYAILRTGSALTLPQLVAFLMNEEIAKHKLPERLEIVDDFPLSPFGKVSKKDLTERISLKLKEEGAN, from the coding sequence ATGCTTGACGGTGTCGTCCGTTTCCCCGCCGAATTCGCCGCGCGCTACCGCGCCCAAGGCTATTGGGAAGATCGCTCGTTGCGCGACACGTTTGAGGAGTTGTTCGCCCGCCACGCCGATCGCGTCGCGGTCATCGACCGCGATCAACCCGTCACTTACGCGCAACTCGATGAACGTTCGACTCGCCTTGCGCTCAATCTCCTCGCCGAAGGACTGAAGCCCCTCGACCGCGTCGTCGTGCAGCTACCCAACGTCGTCGAGTTCGTCTATCTCTACTTCGCGCTGCAAAAAATCGGCGCCATCCCGATCATGGCGCTGCCGACCCATCGTTTCCGCGAGATGAGTCAGTTTGTCGAACTGTCCGGCGCCGTCGCCTGCGCCACACCCGACACCACCAAAGACTTCGACTACCGCGAGCTGGTGCGGCGCATTCGCCCAGCGAGCAAGACTTTGCGCGTGGGAATTATTCTGGGCGACGCGCCGCAGGGCTACTTGTCATTGACCGAACTGCTGGAGCGGCCAAGCCAGCGTTCGCCAAATGAACTGCCAAGCATCACCATCGACCCCGAAGATCCCGCGGCATTCCAGCTCTCGGGCGGCACGACGGGAATTCCCAAGCTCATTCCCCGTTCGCACAACGACTATATTTATAATTCCAAAATGGCCGCCGCGGTGACCGGCGTCGGACCCGATAGCGTCATGCTCAGCGTGTTGCCGCTGGCGCACAATCTGCCGCTCGCCTGTCCGGGACTGCAAGGATATTTTCTCCACGGCGCCAAGGTCGTGCTCGGCAGCTCCACGCGCGGCGAAGACATCTTTGCTCTGATCGAGCGCCACCGGGTGAGCCATATGGCGGTGGTGCCGGCGCTGCTGATTCGTTTGATCAACGATCCGGCGATCGCGAAATACGATCTTTCTTCCCTGCGCGTCATTCAGAGTGGCGGCCAACGACTTCAGCCAGAGGTGCGCCGGCGGACTAAAGAATTGATTCCAAGCGTTTTCGTCCAGGAAAATTTCGGCATGGCCGAAGGCATGCTGATGTTCGTTCGCTTCGACGATCCTGAAGATGTGCGAATGGAAACCGTCGGCCGGCCGGTGAGTCCCGACGATGAAGTGCGGCTGGTCGACGATGACGATAATGAAGTGGCGCCGGGCGAAATCGGCGAGTTGCTCGCCCGCGGGCCCTACACATTGCGCGGCTATTTCGGCGTGCCGGAGTATAATGCGCGCGCGTTTACCACCGACGGCTTTTACCGCTCCGGCGATCTGATGCGGCGCCATCCGTCGGGGAATTACATGGTCGAAGGCCGCAAGAAAGATCTGATCAACCGCGGCGGCGAAAAAATCAGCGCCGAGGAAATCGAAAATCTCATTCTCACCCATCCCGCGGTGCAAAACGTCGCCTGCGTGCCCATGCCCGATCCGATTCTCGGCGAGCGCATGTGCGCTTATGCGATCCTGCGCACCGGCAGCGCGCTGACGTTGCCGCAACTCGTCGCGTTCCTCATGAATGAAGAGATCGCTAAGCACAAACTGCCAGAGCGCTTGGAGATAGTCGACGATTTTCCGCTCTCGCCGTTCGGCAAGGTATCGAAAAAAGATTTGACGGAAAGAATTTCGTTGAAACTGAAGGAAGAAGGCGCAAACTAA
- a CDS encoding ORF6N domain-containing protein — translation MAETLTFIPSERLVRSILLIRGEKVMLDYDLADLYEVEVKQIKRQVRRNIDRFPKDFMFELSKQEYDSLRRQFGTIKRGEHSKYLPYAFTEQGVAMLSTVLRSRRAVRVNIEIMRAFVRLREIVATHKDLARKLEALEGKYDAQFKMVFDAIRQLMTPPEPKKRKIGFLVKERAAKYGRCDINLRSQNCQPTTKP, via the coding sequence ATGGCCGAGACGTTAACCTTTATTCCAAGCGAACGGCTGGTACGTTCGATCCTGCTCATCCGGGGAGAAAAAGTCATGCTGGATTACGATCTGGCGGACCTTTACGAAGTCGAGGTGAAACAAATAAAAAGGCAGGTGAGGAGAAATATCGACCGATTCCCAAAAGACTTCATGTTCGAACTATCAAAACAAGAATATGATTCTTTAAGGCGCCAATTTGGCACCATAAAACGTGGCGAGCATTCTAAATACCTGCCTTATGCGTTTACCGAGCAAGGCGTCGCCATGCTCTCCACGGTGTTAAGAAGCAGGAGAGCGGTGCGGGTCAACATCGAGATCATGCGGGCTTTTGTTCGGCTCCGAGAGATAGTGGCCACGCATAAAGACCTAGCAAGAAAACTTGAGGCCCTAGAGGGAAAATACGACGCTCAATTCAAGATGGTTTTTGACGCGATTCGCCAATTGATGACCCCACCGGAGCCGAAGAAACGAAAGATCGGATTTCTCGTGAAGGAACGAGCTGCAAAATACGGAAGGTGCGACATTAATCTGAGAAGTCAAAATTGCCAACCGACGACGAAGCCATAA
- a CDS encoding amidohydrolase yields MRIIDLHCYPNTEPWIKSQGPYVEALAKYWNRAWTWKSESEVIEEFKKVQVEALLVAFDIESVTGAPPCTNEYVAQMRDRHPGVIRQAWGAVDPLKGEAAIAEAKKAIHELKLLGFHFHPIMGHFSVDDRKLYPLWETINELKVPVMIDVGTTGMGAGMPGGLGAVIRHAHPSAIDQLAADFPNLNIVAAHPGWPWTEEMIAVALHKGNVSWELSGWAPQYFSDALKRDIRSRLKDKIMFGSDYPSLPYDRLFKEWHELGYSDDLLEKIFHGNAERILGL; encoded by the coding sequence ATGAGAATCATCGACCTGCACTGCTATCCCAACACCGAACCCTGGATCAAATCCCAGGGGCCCTACGTCGAAGCGCTGGCGAAATATTGGAACCGTGCCTGGACATGGAAGAGCGAATCCGAGGTCATCGAAGAATTTAAAAAAGTTCAAGTTGAAGCGCTGCTGGTCGCCTTCGACATCGAATCGGTCACCGGCGCGCCGCCCTGCACCAATGAATATGTCGCGCAGATGCGCGACCGCCATCCGGGCGTGATTCGCCAAGCTTGGGGCGCCGTCGATCCGCTGAAGGGAGAAGCTGCTATCGCAGAAGCGAAAAAGGCTATCCATGAGTTGAAGCTACTCGGCTTTCACTTCCATCCGATCATGGGTCATTTCTCCGTCGACGACCGCAAGCTCTACCCGCTGTGGGAGACCATCAACGAACTGAAAGTTCCCGTCATGATCGACGTCGGCACCACCGGCATGGGCGCGGGCATGCCCGGCGGCTTGGGCGCGGTGATTCGCCATGCGCACCCGTCCGCCATCGATCAGCTCGCCGCCGACTTTCCCAATTTGAATATCGTCGCCGCCCATCCCGGCTGGCCGTGGACCGAAGAAATGATCGCCGTGGCGTTGCACAAGGGCAATGTTTCATGGGAGCTATCGGGCTGGGCGCCGCAGTATTTTTCCGACGCGCTCAAGCGCGACATCAGAAGCCGGCTCAAGGACAAAATCATGTTCGGCAGCGATTACCCGAGCCTCCCTTACGATCGCCTTTTCAAAGAGTGGCACGAACTCGGTTACTCGGACGACCTATTGGAAAAAATCTTTCACGGCAACGCCGAGCGAATCCTCGGCTTGTAG
- a CDS encoding amidohydrolase encodes MNIDFHAHFYPEDYLKKLEASQGDVRIETDAKGQRWILSMGAKAGPITPDFFDIDTRVERITENRVDMQVLSSPHPGVDRFSPEESADMSRAINDGIAKAMRKSPKHFQGVAMLPLIDTKLALKELDRAVLDLGMKGLCMLSNVAGKMLDGDFLLPIYARAQELGVPIFIHPTTPLGAQVMQEWRLAIILGFEFDVVLSATRLAYSGILERFPELNFVISHLGAGIPFLAGRIDRGYFDPTCGIKTKKPTSEYLRELYCDTVSFYQPALAMAYEFYGASRMVLGSDFPLIIGDLPAAVPSIEAMNIPIREKEKILGGNVIELLKLKI; translated from the coding sequence ATGAACATCGACTTCCATGCCCACTTCTATCCTGAAGACTATTTAAAGAAACTCGAAGCCTCCCAGGGCGATGTCCGTATCGAGACCGACGCCAAAGGACAACGGTGGATTTTGAGCATGGGCGCCAAAGCCGGACCGATCACGCCGGACTTTTTCGACATCGACACCCGCGTCGAGCGGATTACCGAGAACCGCGTCGACATGCAAGTTCTCTCCTCGCCCCATCCCGGCGTCGACCGCTTTTCGCCGGAGGAAAGCGCCGACATGAGCCGGGCGATCAACGACGGCATCGCCAAAGCCATGCGCAAGTCGCCGAAACATTTTCAAGGCGTCGCCATGCTGCCGCTGATCGACACCAAGCTGGCGTTAAAAGAACTCGACCGCGCCGTGTTGGATCTCGGCATGAAGGGATTGTGCATGCTCTCCAACGTCGCCGGCAAAATGCTCGACGGCGATTTTCTCCTGCCGATTTACGCGCGCGCCCAAGAACTCGGCGTGCCGATCTTTATCCACCCGACCACACCGCTGGGCGCGCAAGTGATGCAGGAGTGGCGCTTGGCGATCATTCTCGGTTTCGAATTCGACGTCGTGCTGTCGGCGACGCGGCTGGCTTATTCCGGAATACTCGAGCGCTTTCCCGAATTGAATTTCGTCATCTCGCACCTCGGCGCAGGGATTCCTTTTCTCGCCGGCAGAATCGACCGCGGCTACTTCGATCCCACCTGCGGCATCAAAACCAAAAAGCCGACCAGCGAATATCTCCGCGAGCTTTACTGCGACACGGTGTCGTTTTATCAACCGGCCTTGGCCATGGCCTACGAATTTTACGGCGCCAGTCGAATGGTGCTGGGCAGCGATTTTCCGTTGATCATCGGCGACCTGCCCGCCGCCGTGCCGAGCATCGAAGCGATGAACATCCCCATACGCGAGAAAGAGAAAATTCTCGGGGGAAATGTCATTGAACTACTGAAACTGAAAATCTAA
- a CDS encoding ABC transporter substrate-binding protein, producing the protein MERKPMNRFKHIILIVAAIAFPSAAIAADRVTMSSTNITAFDLDQIVAVAKGFFAKENIEFEATYMQPDLVVKALLAGTVDLAKSGSHFGLIAAARGGDLKVIGGSTYGYAYQIISQPQFKTLTDLKGQKIAGAGIASITTTIFKDVMQRQGIPPSAYTILSVGGSPERFQALASGQVAASLAEAPPYNFLSIDMGKRVLLNYSDDIKSIQYGSYFASNKSLTQMRPVLQRFMRAIGQSMRWLNDPANEREGVRVLMDRLKIDETVAARTFKFMVPENRSYRGEALIDPVGLNEMIRLLALDNLIPERKPWETFVDSGFLPVAAK; encoded by the coding sequence ATGGAAAGAAAACCAATGAATCGTTTTAAGCATATCATTCTCATCGTCGCGGCGATCGCGTTTCCCTCCGCCGCCATCGCCGCCGACCGCGTGACCATGAGCTCGACCAACATCACCGCCTTCGATCTCGATCAGATCGTTGCCGTAGCCAAAGGTTTCTTCGCCAAGGAAAACATCGAGTTCGAAGCCACCTACATGCAGCCCGACCTGGTGGTCAAAGCGTTGCTTGCCGGCACTGTCGATTTAGCTAAATCGGGAAGCCACTTCGGCCTCATCGCCGCGGCGCGCGGCGGCGATTTGAAAGTCATCGGCGGCTCGACCTACGGCTACGCCTACCAAATCATCAGCCAGCCGCAGTTCAAAACTCTAACCGATTTGAAAGGCCAAAAAATCGCCGGCGCCGGCATCGCCAGCATCACCACGACGATCTTCAAAGACGTTATGCAGCGCCAAGGCATCCCGCCGTCGGCGTACACGATTCTTTCCGTAGGCGGCAGTCCGGAAAGATTCCAAGCCCTCGCCTCCGGTCAAGTCGCCGCCTCCCTCGCCGAAGCGCCGCCCTACAATTTTCTCTCCATCGACATGGGCAAACGGGTGCTGCTCAACTACTCCGACGACATCAAGAGCATTCAGTACGGCTCCTACTTCGCGTCGAACAAATCGCTGACGCAAATGCGTCCGGTGTTGCAGCGCTTCATGCGCGCCATCGGCCAATCCATGCGCTGGTTGAACGATCCCGCCAACGAACGGGAAGGCGTGAGAGTTTTGATGGATCGGTTAAAGATCGACGAAACCGTCGCCGCGCGCACGTTCAAATTCATGGTGCCGGAAAACCGCTCCTACCGCGGCGAAGCGTTGATCGATCCGGTGGGATTGAATGAAATGATCCGCCTGCTGGCGTTGGATAATTTAATTCCAGAAAGAAAACCTTGGGAGACGTTTGTCGATTCAGGATTTCTACCGGTCGCGGCGAAGTAG
- a CDS encoding formylglycine-generating enzyme family protein, with protein sequence MQPNVNPEFVVIPDGDFLMGSEAGQENERPVHRVWLCSFAIGKFPVTNREFKVFVAATGASAPPFHAEPMFADAELPVVGVTWDEAASYCQWLSERSGKICRLPTEAEWERAARGGRDGGLFPWGDTSPEQRPYAGFDPLTGGPARVGVNDANGFGLYDMSEGVHEWCGDFYDYRYYLHSEERNPQGPTSGTRRASRGGSWRHQIKFARCAARSSLPPSFRYADYGFRVAMELT encoded by the coding sequence ATGCAACCAAACGTCAATCCAGAGTTCGTCGTGATTCCCGATGGCGATTTTCTCATGGGCAGCGAAGCCGGCCAGGAAAACGAACGGCCGGTACATCGTGTCTGGCTCTGTAGCTTCGCCATCGGCAAATTTCCGGTGACCAATCGTGAATTCAAAGTCTTTGTCGCGGCCACTGGCGCAAGCGCGCCGCCATTTCATGCCGAGCCGATGTTCGCCGATGCCGAACTGCCGGTGGTCGGAGTCACTTGGGATGAAGCGGCGTCCTACTGTCAGTGGTTGAGCGAACGCAGCGGCAAAATTTGTCGTTTGCCGACGGAAGCCGAATGGGAGCGCGCCGCGCGCGGCGGACGGGACGGCGGGCTTTTTCCGTGGGGCGATACATCTCCAGAGCAGCGGCCCTATGCCGGATTCGATCCACTGACCGGCGGGCCGGCGCGGGTTGGTGTCAACGACGCTAACGGTTTCGGACTTTACGACATGAGCGAAGGCGTGCACGAGTGGTGCGGCGATTTTTATGATTACCGTTATTATCTCCACTCGGAGGAACGAAATCCCCAGGGCCCAACATCGGGAACTAGGCGCGCGTCGCGCGGCGGCTCCTGGCGTCATCAGATCAAATTCGCCCGCTGCGCCGCGCGCAGTTCGTTGCCGCCGAGTTTTCGCTATGCTGATTATGGCTTTCGCGTCGCGATGGAATTGACGTGA
- a CDS encoding ABC transporter substrate-binding protein, with product MENRRIGIRSCFSMLLAVVVAIAAINGIAQAQMQKVRISFSSRSNTSVPYYVAVSKGFFRDEGMDVEIIQANPRLGVMALMNGDVSFTGTFVSTVRGILSGFSMKIVLVAFKKGVYYLIAHPSIKDVQDLKGKKLGVSSLRGSDHLVAEELLRSKGLNPALMQPVVLGDTSVRLQSVITGAVEVTTLSPPHDLMAQKAGGKVLAGPPEIGMPASGMITSDRLIKENPNFVRRGVRAILRANRFIDENRAETIKVLLQWVKQTPEIAARSYDVELKSIQRDGTMTDAEIESFIDRLGNDKKRTLDDVRDFSLARQVWKDLEASK from the coding sequence ATGGAAAATCGCCGGATCGGAATTCGAAGCTGCTTTTCGATGTTGCTTGCAGTTGTCGTTGCCATTGCCGCTATCAATGGGATCGCTCAGGCGCAGATGCAGAAAGTGCGCATTTCGTTTTCGAGTCGCAGTAACACCAGTGTGCCGTACTACGTCGCGGTGAGTAAAGGGTTCTTTCGCGACGAAGGCATGGACGTGGAGATCATTCAGGCCAATCCGCGCTTGGGTGTGATGGCGTTGATGAATGGGGATGTATCTTTCACCGGCACCTTTGTCAGCACGGTGCGCGGAATACTTTCCGGATTTTCGATGAAGATCGTGCTTGTCGCTTTCAAAAAGGGTGTTTATTATTTGATCGCGCATCCGAGCATAAAGGACGTGCAAGATCTCAAGGGCAAGAAGCTTGGCGTATCGAGTCTTCGTGGTTCTGATCATCTAGTCGCGGAGGAGTTGCTTCGTTCCAAAGGGCTGAATCCGGCGCTGATGCAACCGGTGGTACTCGGCGATACTTCGGTGCGCTTGCAGTCGGTCATCACCGGCGCGGTGGAAGTGACGACGCTGTCGCCGCCCCACGACTTGATGGCGCAAAAGGCCGGTGGCAAAGTTCTCGCCGGGCCGCCGGAGATCGGCATGCCGGCCTCGGGGATGATTACCTCGGACCGATTGATCAAGGAGAATCCAAATTTCGTCCGGCGCGGCGTGCGGGCGATTTTGCGCGCCAACCGTTTTATCGACGAGAACCGCGCCGAAACGATTAAAGTCCTGTTGCAATGGGTCAAGCAAACCCCGGAGATCGCCGCGCGCTCCTATGATGTCGAACTTAAATCGATTCAGCGCGACGGCACCATGACCGACGCCGAGATCGAAAGTTTTATAGATCGGCTGGGCAACGACAAGAAACGGACGCTGGATGACGTGCGTGATTTTTCCCTGGCAAGGCAGGTGTGGAAAGATCTGGAGGCGAGCAAATAA
- a CDS encoding ABC transporter substrate-binding protein codes for MMQLSIRATLLLLLIATTASANHYLPKPGDRPVNLRVGTSAVTGGFVHLYTGLDNGIFEKYGLKIEHVYIRGQSPALAALAGDELQFNYGAADGSLPGMAAGVDAKLIASPLVKLPYVMIARKEIRRPEDLKGKSIGVTRPGDLSARLSRQVVRKFGLTTDEVTIRPIGGSQSERYQAMLGNVVQAILVTPPLDIRAKLDGFNIIYRLIDLEIPFIYSSLITNYKMLRERQETVQRMVAALAETVHFVEKNPERAKAAIAKAMRVKDDEALQSSYNVYAKEIVDRTMIVPGKSVIEAVDIARETGTIVRKKAEELFDNSYVNNLEKSGFLKELWGNENYRR; via the coding sequence ATGATGCAGTTATCCATTCGCGCCACTCTTCTGCTCTTGTTAATCGCAACCACGGCTTCGGCCAATCACTACCTGCCCAAGCCCGGCGACCGGCCGGTGAATCTTCGCGTCGGCACCTCGGCGGTCACCGGCGGCTTCGTCCACCTCTACACCGGTCTCGACAACGGCATTTTCGAAAAGTACGGCTTGAAGATCGAGCACGTCTACATCCGCGGCCAATCGCCGGCCCTCGCCGCGTTGGCCGGCGACGAGCTGCAATTCAATTACGGCGCGGCCGATGGCAGTCTGCCTGGAATGGCGGCCGGCGTCGACGCCAAACTGATCGCCTCGCCGCTGGTCAAACTTCCTTACGTCATGATCGCGCGCAAGGAGATCCGCCGTCCCGAAGATTTGAAAGGAAAATCTATCGGCGTCACTCGCCCCGGCGATTTGAGCGCGCGGCTGTCGCGGCAAGTGGTAAGAAAATTTGGCCTTACCACCGATGAAGTGACCATCCGCCCCATCGGCGGCAGCCAATCGGAACGTTATCAAGCCATGCTCGGCAACGTCGTCCAAGCGATCCTGGTCACGCCGCCATTGGATATTCGCGCCAAACTCGACGGCTTCAACATCATCTATCGCTTGATCGACTTGGAGATTCCGTTCATCTACAGCTCGCTGATCACCAACTATAAAATGCTCCGCGAGCGCCAAGAAACCGTCCAACGCATGGTCGCAGCTCTGGCCGAGACGGTTCACTTCGTCGAAAAAAATCCCGAGCGCGCCAAAGCCGCCATCGCCAAAGCCATGCGCGTGAAGGATGATGAAGCATTGCAATCCTCCTACAACGTCTATGCCAAAGAGATCGTCGATCGTACCATGATCGTGCCGGGAAAATCGGTCATCGAAGCGGTGGACATCGCCCGCGAAACTGGCACCATCGTCAGAAAGAAAGCCGAAGAGCTGTTCGACAACAGTTACGTCAACAATCTCGAAAAGAGCGGCTTCTTAAAAGAGCTTTGGGGCAACGAAAACTACCGGCGGTGA
- a CDS encoding ABC transporter substrate-binding protein gives MKIKILPLLLVIFSANAFANPYLPKPGERTLAMRVSTCAVSGGFIHLYTALDNGLFEKYGVKFENIFIRGSGPNLSALANDDVQFSYCASDALIPGLAAGIDAKIVASPLVKLPYVLVTRKEIRRPEDLRGKALGIARAGDLSDRLSRAVVKKLGLAADEVIMRPIGGSQGERYQAMAAGIVHGVIITPPLDVRAKNEGYNVLYRLIDLNLPFIYSSLHTNYKMLRERPDIVQRVVAALAEIVYFVEKNPDKAKASVAKAMRTNDQAALQSAYDMYAREILDRTLLVPSKAVAEAVDIAREGGTTVRRKAEEIYDNGFVNNLEKSGFLKEIWGSENYRR, from the coding sequence ATGAAAATAAAAATATTGCCGTTGCTGCTGGTTATCTTTAGCGCCAACGCCTTCGCCAACCCCTATCTGCCCAAACCCGGCGAGCGCACTCTTGCCATGCGAGTTTCCACCTGCGCCGTCTCCGGCGGCTTCATCCATCTCTACACCGCCCTCGACAACGGCTTGTTCGAAAAATACGGCGTCAAGTTTGAAAATATATTTATCCGCGGCAGCGGTCCCAATCTCTCGGCGCTCGCCAATGATGACGTGCAATTTTCCTACTGCGCCTCCGACGCGTTGATTCCCGGTCTAGCCGCGGGCATCGACGCAAAAATCGTCGCCTCGCCGTTGGTAAAGCTGCCTTACGTGCTGGTCACGCGCAAAGAAATCCGCCGCCCCGAAGATCTCAGAGGCAAAGCTCTCGGCATTGCCAGGGCGGGCGACTTGAGCGACCGGCTGTCGCGCGCGGTGGTGAAAAAATTGGGCTTGGCGGCGGACGAAGTCATCATGCGCCCCATCGGCGGTAGCCAAGGCGAGCGTTATCAAGCGATGGCGGCGGGCATCGTTCACGGCGTCATCATCACGCCGCCCTTAGATGTCCGCGCCAAGAACGAAGGCTACAACGTGCTCTACCGCCTGATCGATTTGAATCTGCCGTTCATCTACAGCTCGCTCCATACCAATTATAAGATGCTCCGCGAACGGCCCGACATCGTCCAGCGCGTGGTCGCCGCTCTCGCCGAGATCGTCTACTTCGTCGAAAAAAATCCCGACAAAGCCAAAGCATCGGTCGCCAAAGCGATGCGCACCAACGACCAAGCCGCGCTCCAATCCGCCTACGACATGTACGCCAGAGAAATCCTCGATCGAACATTGTTGGTACCGAGCAAAGCCGTCGCTGAAGCCGTCGACATCGCCCGCGAAGGCGGCACGACAGTCAGAAGAAAAGCCGAAGAGATTTACGACAACGGCTTTGTGAATAATCTGGAGAAGAGCGGTTTCTTGAAAGAGATTTGGGGCAGTGAAAATTATCGGCGGTAA
- a CDS encoding ABC transporter substrate-binding protein gives MYARTVIHNAVVILGLMLALQSAHAASAPMKATIHVPSKSLSIMPYYFGKDKGFFAAEQIEPQLVMMSPPTAIAAIVGGELDFSTTTGAATSAIMRGLPIRRIFYVQQDPVHVLLAQPEIKSIQDLIGKAVGVTALTDAVGMSANVILRAHGIEAGKVTLLAMLVTDNAIKSLTSKRIAATLLAPPYVEELEAKGYVKLAEARTYAPLSFIGLVSSIDTMKKSPQKVYGMIAALHRTMTYILNPANRSEVVQYVSSYHKLDLALAEKAFTAQMLGYSKDGTKPRAAVEKEIEIYRETLKITKTFTPDDLEDMSLLRKVQGR, from the coding sequence ATGTACGCACGGACAGTAATTCACAATGCGGTGGTCATTCTCGGTTTGATGCTGGCGCTGCAATCGGCCCACGCCGCTTCCGCGCCCATGAAGGCGACGATCCATGTGCCGTCGAAGAGTTTGTCGATCATGCCGTACTACTTCGGCAAGGATAAGGGCTTCTTCGCGGCCGAGCAGATCGAGCCCCAGTTGGTGATGATGTCGCCACCGACGGCGATCGCGGCGATCGTCGGCGGCGAGCTGGATTTTTCCACGACCACGGGGGCGGCCACGTCGGCGATCATGCGCGGCTTGCCGATCAGGCGGATATTCTATGTTCAGCAGGATCCGGTTCATGTGCTGCTGGCGCAGCCGGAGATTAAGTCGATTCAAGATTTAATCGGTAAAGCGGTCGGTGTCACCGCATTGACCGACGCCGTGGGTATGTCAGCGAACGTGATTCTGCGCGCCCATGGGATCGAGGCGGGCAAGGTGACGCTGTTGGCGATGCTGGTCACCGACAACGCGATCAAGTCGCTAACAAGCAAAAGAATTGCCGCGACTTTGCTGGCGCCGCCGTATGTCGAAGAGCTGGAAGCCAAAGGCTATGTGAAGTTGGCGGAGGCGAGGACGTACGCGCCGTTGAGTTTCATCGGCTTGGTCAGTTCCATCGACACGATGAAAAAGAGCCCGCAGAAAGTCTACGGCATGATCGCGGCACTGCACCGGACCATGACCTATATTCTCAATCCGGCCAATCGCAGCGAAGTGGTTCAGTATGTTTCCAGTTATCACAAGCTCGATCTGGCGCTGGCTGAAAAGGCCTTCACCGCGCAAATGCTCGGCTACAGCAAAGACGGCACGAAGCCGCGCGCGGCGGTGGAAAAGGAGATCGAGATTTATCGCGAGACTCTGAAGATCACGAAGACGTTTACGCCGGATGATTTGGAAGATATGAGTTTGTTGCGCAAGGTGCAGGGGAGGTGA